Below is a window of Nocardia asteroides DNA.
TCGGTGCGCACGGTGTCGAGGTGGCCGAGGATGGCGTCGACGGCGTCGCTGCCCAGGGGCAGACGCAGCGGCGTCTTGTCGGCGGCCAGCGCGGCGCGGATGGCGGCGGCGGCCTTGGCCGGGTCGCCGGGCTGGCTGCCGTCGCTGGTCGCGATCATGCGGCGGGTGGCGCCCACGGTGTCGGCGTAGGCGTCGTTCGCGGCGCTGAGGGTGGCGGCGCCCGGGCTCATCAGGCCGGTGCGGAAACCGCCCGGTTCCACGACGAGCACCTTGATGCCGAACGGCGCGACCTCGTCGGCCAGTGCCTCCGACAGGCCCTCGAGCGCGAACTTCGTCGCGCTGTAGGCGGCGAAACCGGCGAACGACAGTTGGCCGCCGAAGCTGCTCATCTGCACGATCGCGCCGGAGCGCCGGGCCCGCATGTGCGGCAGCACCGCGCGGGTCAGGGCGGCGGGCCCGAAGACGTGCAGGTCGAACAGGTCGCGCAGTTCGGCGTCGGTGGTCTCCTCGACCGCGCCGACCTGGGTGCGTCCCGCGTTGTTGACCAGCACGTCGATGCGTCCGTGCCGGGCGAGCACATCGGCGACGACCGCGTCGATGCGCGCGGTCTCGGTAAC
It encodes the following:
- a CDS encoding oxidoreductase, with the protein product MSTPQIWLVTGASSGFGRAIAEAAVAAGDTVVAVARRTAPLDDLIAAHPDQVEAIALDVTETARIDAVVADVLARHGRIDVLVNNAGRTQVGAVEETTDAELRDLFDLHVFGPAALTRAVLPHMRARRSGAIVQMSSFGGQLSFAGFAAYSATKFALEGLSEALADEVAPFGIKVLVVEPGGFRTGLMSPGAATLSAANDAYADTVGATRRMIATSDGSQPGDPAKAAAAIRAALAADKTPLRLPLGSDAVDAILGHLDTVRTEVLEWETLARDTEFD